The DNA region ttaacttgtaaaatgtgtctcattaattattctctctctttctcacttttcaacactaataacaaatggtaattttagaagtttattttgattcaagacatttTAATGcacattttatctagtttaactacatttcttaaactatgtgatttttttttttttgcttataaataggatcgaatggagtatttttttttcccttattacgtgtttactttgaagaaaaataatttgttaaaGACActattaaatgattttttttccaaataatatCATTGTGGGgtaataaatgaagaaagttaAAATACATTCCATAGAGTAAAATAGAAagggaaaaaaatgaaaattatcaacattaattgcactttttatatactccttccgttccttattaactgtccactttgaagaaaaaaatttgttcatatatacctgtccacttagagtttcaagagagtattaaataatatttttcaaagaAATGTCCTCgcaggaacaataaatgaggaaatataatatacattttaaagggtgaaataggaaatcaaataatacctttataaaaaataacaaaattaattgcacttcttaatatgtgtgtttcttctcttcctggacagttaaataggaacagagggagtggagtatgtgatttttttcttaGAAAGAGTTAATAGTATTTACCCAAAAAGAGGTTTAAAATCGGTTCTTTTTAGAATTGTCATATTGAGGTCATCAAACATGACCAATTCATGGATAAATaagttcttaattaatttttttccaaatgtATTTTTAATAAGCTCTTATTTATATGTTAGTTTAAACAATTTgtgaaaataaattgaaaataatttatagGTTAacaataagctataagctatgtACGTAACTCTATCTAACTTTGGCATACAATGTTACTAGCtcaaataagtttttttaaacGATGTCTAATTGAATTAGGCATCGTCGGTTAGGTAATAAAAAGATCCTTGAAGAGCCTGTTTACTTTGCATTATGCTTAATTGCATAATtattagaaagaaaaaggaACAAAACTTTCTTTAAGCATGATGCATTGTTTTTTGTCGTCTAGTTTCTTGTCCAATTGCGGGGTTGTGTCTGTCTATCACGCTCACGCATGCCTACTATTATGTGGTTAACACAATGCGGCTGTAACggaggttcttttctttttctctttcgtATTTTCCCTTTTACTATTGGATCAGGATGTGACTCCAGAATAGATACAATGGGATCAACCCTTTTTTGTTCTCTCATGTTCTTCTTTTGTTTTCTAAAACTAGTGATTCTTTTGTTTTCGTGATTTCCTTAACTCATTACTTTAATTTAgcgcttttttttttcattacttTTATTTGGGGccaaacaaaatatataacGTTACAGAATTTACCAAAGGGCCTCGCAACAAAACTAAAACGACAACCATAAAATATCACAGATACCAATTGTGGACAATAAAACATCGAAGCAGCTTCAATTAGGCCCAAACAATTAAACTAGAGTCTCAATGGGCCACTGAGGCCCAAGTTTCATCTGTTGCAGCCTCGCCTCTGCAATATAGAGACAATCGTATCCAAGCTGAAACAACGTTGTGACAATTGATCTACACGCTTGCTAGTAATTAAGTATTTTACTTTTGATTCCTGAATGAGTGAAATTATATACAACCCAATTAGGATGATAATGATAAGACTGAAGCGACATCACAATATAACAGGAAGCTTGAATAATGTTTTTTGGAAGGCATTTACATTTTTTCATGCACTAATTTCCATTTATAGGGCTCAAAAGCTCTTTTATTGAAAAGTTTACAGAGCTTAAAAGCAATTTCATTGTCTCATAATGAATGGGAAACATGATTTTAAGTGAATGTAACGGAAATACAAACATAGCCTATGATGTTGTTTGGACATCCGTTTGTGCCGGCATAAACAAACATTATCAAGCACTTTAAAACAAGAAGTAAAAGAACTCTTTGTATAGATTGAGATAAAAGTGTGTTCGCATTGCACTTAATTGACATCAAAACATACACTAAGGCACTAGCTGAAAGACAGTTCTGTAAATCACAAGAGTACCAAGGCAAAGGAATGTTAAGTACCAAGGACTGAGATTACATTCTGAAATCTATACTGCACCAGAAGTACCAAAGCTCACGAATAGCTAATTAGCTACATTAATTAAACACCCAGTACCAAGGACTGAGATTACATTCTGAAATTAAATGGATAAAAAATACATTAGCAAGATCCTGTAGGGATATAAGTACAACAGAACTTacaaatctatgatgatagcaGTAGATCATTGCAATGTGCCAAGCAAGGTGTCCCACACCCCCTAAATTCAACATAAGTATCCTAGCTTTGGTTCGACCCTACAGATTCTCTAGCTGGTGATGCATTTGGATTGTATGGGTACAGATGCTCCTCAATGAGGGTGTTCACCATATGATGATTTGCTCTAGATGGGGGGCCTAAAATGAATGTTTGAAGGAGAGTAATCCGTTTTCAGTTTTTCAGCAACAGCTGCCAAAATTGGAAATCTACCTTTATCAACCAGACGGGCAACAGAAGGTTCTACCTTGATTCCAAAGTATTGAGGATGCTTCGTCCCAATTATGGCATGGAGGGCTTCCATATTATTATCTGCCTCGGTCTGAACTGCAGGGTGAAGGTGCCTAAAATCAGGGAGAGTGTGAAGAACTAATTGGAAACTATCCATATCGGTCACATGGAGGTTTTCTGTAACATATCGGCAGTAGTTTTGAACCGGTGAATCATCAGTAAAATCAACAACCTTGTGCCTACCTTTCTTTAGCGACCCCATCATGATAGCAGAACGGTCgttatttattctcattttctcatgtAAGATCatctttctcataagatacatcctctatatatatatatatatatatatatatatatatatatatatatatatgcggAATAATACAATGATTTATTTACTAAAatatacaattttaattagtgaAACACTTATATGTTGTTATGATCTTCTTGTGTCCGTGCGATGCATTGAGAAATGATTTTACAATGGTATTGTCTAAAATGACCTATGAGAAAGTTTGGAGGGTCAAACCCAAGCTTAGGTCCAGGATTTGGTGGAGTGAAGATGATTATTCTCCGAGCTTATGGTGTCATCTTATATGCTCCCTTCTTGCCTCTTGGACTGCTAGAGGGTTCTCTCCATCATTATGTGTAATTGCCTTGTAAATACGATGGTAATGGCTTTTATTACTTTGGGGTAATTGGCGGTCATTTACGGCTAGAATCACAATGTAGGACATAGTTGATTACTGGGGGTTTTAATGCTTGGGGACCTAAGGGCAAGTCATTGAATGTTCTAGGGAAGGAAGATAGGGAGGATCATGACTCTCAAAACTCTTAAATGTGTgcgtttattaggatttaaggTCCAAATTCGTTCGGGATGATCACATCCCTCCAAGCCCATAAGCATATGCACTTATTGGTCATTAATGTCCAAATTCGTTCGAGGGATCACCCAGCATCCTGCAAATCTACAATAATAactgatttttaatttttgatagATTAAGGGGCTAAAGCCCAAAAAACCAATTACATTAGTCTTGGGTGTGTAACCCCATTAACAACATCTTCGATAAGAGAAAACAGAGTAAGGCACATTATCACTGCTAAAATTAAAACTTTGCATACTATGCCTGAAGAACAACCAAGTAATCTGCacatttattattttctctATAAATCAAGTGGAAACGCACATCCTAATTCAAACCAGTTATATGTGTTATTATTTGTTCTTATTGCATAGAAACAATTTTGAATTGTattacaaaaaaatattaaagaagACATCGATCAACTATGAAAATGAGATtgtgaatttcaaaaaaaaaaatgaaaatgagattGTAAACTTCCATGAgaactatttttaattaatgtttgatttttgcaaaacttataatgAGATAAACATTTTTATATCGACTATATTGATTCATAAGATTAAATTAACATATGACGATCTCGGTATATGTTAGGCTGTGAATAAAAACTCAATTTACAATTTAAAGATAGTAGAAAATTGCTAAGGAAGAATGTAAAGGTTaggaaaaaattagaaaataaatgaaaacatGGTTGTGTATATAACTAAATTATAGTttgaaccttttttttttatactaatAGTTTGAACCTTTATTATTTAGAGGTTGTACAAACACAAAAAAagtcttttcttcttctaataattaaaatattaatctaCTTTAATATAAGTATAAAATGTCCACTCTCATTTGTTATATTTTAGCTTAAATTTTTTATGAGTGAGACTGCATTTAGTTACTTTTATATTTCATACCCTTGTGAATCCAGAGCACAGGAAGTAGTTGAAACATTGATCTCAAACAATCCTTTTTTCACTGTTATCATAGAGCCTATATATAGGTTGGAATAACATGTATAGCCCGTTCGTTATTACCAATTTAGCCAGAAGAACTGCAAAAAATTGAATTCCTTTTAGAGTATCACTTTTGACTGCAACCTTGCAGGTCTAATGAAGTTGGAACACTTAAAGTCTGCAAAGTTTCAATGGAGAAGGCGATAGAACTACTGGAGGCACAACCACAAATAATTTGGTTTATCATATTATAGTTTCAGCTGTTCAACTTTACAATGAACTAAAGGAGTGGAATCAAGAGAAATTGAAGCATCACACCCCTAAAATAAACAATGCAGATAAAGCAAATTGCATCACAGTATGTCTTTCTTTGTATCCTCTCTAGGGTTCTTTCTATGATACCAACTGTAATCTCTATTTTAAGTAgtctcaaaaaaaaatatataaacaacTACCTAGCATTGTGTGCAAGGTGCAACAGTTGGTAGCTTTGTGGAATTAGTTTTGTGGATTGTTAAAGCAAGTAGACATAAACTGTCCTATTAATTTAGGATGATAAGAAATAAATGCTATAATAAACAATCATGAAAATGCATTCTCACAAGCCCAACAACAATTCCAATATCCTAGTAACTCAACCATGCCGCCACATAAGTAGCTGAAAAACCTAACTTGAAGTGAGAATATCTGTGTACAATATCAGAGCGAGCTCCTTGATAGATCCTAAGTATTACTTTCATATTAAAACAATACCGAATTCTAGAATCTGAAACTTAAATAATTAAGTATGCCTACACTATCCCAATATTATGGAGTTTGCTCTCTCAAGGTGTTGTAATGTGTTTCCCTCGTAGACACCTCATAGTCAAGGAGCAAAAAATTAGCTATCTAAAGAACGACCTGCCTGCAGTCACATTTGAAAGATTAACACCTACAAAAAAATTATGGCTCAAAATCCATAGAACCAACACACCAAACTATGGTATCCATTCAAATATGGATTGTGACATTTTAGCTTTCAACTCGAAAACCAACTTGTTATAATTTTGATCATTATGATCCAGAGTTAGGCACAACAGTGAAGTAAGACACCTTCTAGACCAAATAATAAAACAAAGGATAGTCTGAATTCAACAACTTATTTTTGTTGCATAgcttcaaatcaaatcaaataaatatatgaacaaCAATACAACCTTATACGAcactaaattcaaattaaaaactaTATGTGTAATTTATTCTGCAATTGAATTTTCAAGATATATATTGAGTTCAACTATGAGAAATAGTAGTCCTTTATTTGTATATTATTCAATGACACACTACTCACGAAAATGACCGGTAAATAATTAGGATCATCAAGGACCTCGATATATCATAGCTCTTTATAGTTTTACATACATATACCACACTACATATTACCTATTTATTGTACCTGTGTTCTCCTTCAAGAGGCCAGAGAAACACAAGCCtaagaaaggaaaaataaaactcCCAGCCAATACTGCCAACTGCATCAAATGTAGCAGCCAAaagggggagggggggggggggggaatgaGCAAGCTAGACCACCAATCCCAACCCCCTTGATGCCATTGATTTTGTTTCAGTTCTAATAAATCATATAAATCATGACAAACAAATGAAAGGATGGAATATGAGAGACAGGAATGATTAAATTCTAGTGCAATGCAAGATGGAATGAGAATTAACAAAACAATTCTTGCAGTATTTATAGGCAATTCCAACTAAATAAACACATTGAAGAGAATACCTTCTCTCGTTATTTTCCTGTACTCCCATGTATTTCAGCATGTGAAAATGcagcaaggaaaaaaaaagatccaaatcaattttcagcCAAGTCACTTACGTATTTACTAATGTGATTTTTCTTGATGGAAGCCTCAATTTTCACACCCTGTAAATGAATGTAGTAATTGTAGGACAGAAAACTATAAAACAATAACATGCCAAAAATATAACCTCTGCATCATTTAGGACGAGATGCATAGCATAGTTTTGAGGAATCACCAATAGGACACATCCCCCACAAACGAAAAACAAAAATCTTAGACTTCAAACTTTCAAAATCTAAAATTTACATATTACTCTACTTAGGTACTAACCATGCTACCACCATCAAGTCTAAAAAAGTAACTGCTTCCGATTCCAATCTTCTCATACTGACGTTGTCGTATGTCAGTAATCTGTGAGACAAAACCAGATCAGTTAATTCATCCAATAAAAAAGAAATGGTTTTAAAAAGACAATAAGAAATCCAATTTCCAATGGGAAGACCTATGACAATTCATGATCCAATGTTAATATAAATCCATAGTCACTgagaaaaaattcaaaaatgaatGCGGATATAAACAATTTCCTTTTCTATGCatattaattttcttatattattatttccttATCTCCTTATGGACACAAATTATTACATTTTGTAAAAAGTTTACCCTCTTAATATGAACCCATTGCtctaacctcaacaatgtaattATGTAACATTTTACAATACACGGTTCATCAAAATAAaagcattagaaaaaaaaagatcaaaACCAAAATGGAATTCAACTAACCATGGTGGGTTTGAAGTTTGAAATACTTCAGCTTTTGCAAATTTTTCGGTTCAATATGATATTTCTCCTGTTCCTAGCCTCGACATAAACTCCTGGGTTCACCTGTCCAGAATTATCAACAATTGATGCAGATCAAAACAGAAAGCTTGAAACACTACAACAAAACCCAGATACTGAGATGAATGCAAGTAGCAACTGAAACACACCCCTATTTATGCATTTGTGATAAtggatttcaaattcaaatacaaCACATATTACTGCAAAAGGTGACATAACTCACCATAAGAGGACACTGTCtcgtagtattttttttttgacagtccTGTCTCGTAGTTGCTAGTGAACAAAAATGCAATCTTGAATAAAACACAATCAATACattcaaattgaaagaaaattataaaactgGTATAAGCCCCAGTGCTGAAAATTAAAAGGGTAGACAGTTTATCTTGTCATATGCTTGGCTGCACTATTTCTACTGCAAACTCATTGCATATGGTTTTGATGGTTCAGAAACTGGGCACATCTCCCATACTCGAATGACTCTTACTTTAATCCTCCATGTATCCCTTCCACCACAAAGAGTTTTCAATCTACTGTTAGTTCCAGCTAAATGAGACATTGATATCGGTATTAAGATAAGATATGCAAGAACAAAAGCACAAAAAAATCCTAACATATCTATCTCAACACAAATGACAGGTAGCTGAATGTGAGAAAAGATTAGCAAGGAGTGCTTATTTATAGAAAACAACATATATGAAGATGAGGGAACTCCTTTCAATAGTGTCGTATTGGTGGTTTTCAGCAAaatcagagatgaattgacaACACCTACTAAACAAATACGTATGCTGACatacaatgaagaaaaaaattacatttccCCCAACCCAAACATTAATGGCAACCCCATCAGTCAATcatacaattaaaaaaaaaattggaatagAGAGGAGTTTGCTGAGAGAGGAGTTGGGGAGTAAATCAAGGAGGACTTGAGTGAGAAAggaaataaatcaataaatctTTATATTCAATTAAATTACCAGATCGTGAATGATGAAAGGAAGACGAAAGATGAGAGAAAATCAAGGGAGGGAGGCGAAAATGGCGTCTGCAATCGTGGAGGAGATTTCTTTCTCTCAACCACTCCTACTGTTATAACGAACGGAAACTGACGTTTGAGGTTGCGTGTGAGAAAATTTGATAATGGAAGGATGACTTAGTTACGACTTACCGATGTAATGGTTGATGGCGGGATGTGACTAATACCGCCGGAGAAGCCATGGAATACGCCggagatcaaggagaagagcgaCGCTGATAGGATACCCACGTGAAAGAGAGGACGAAGCAAGCAGGAGAGAGGTTCACCAAAAGTTTTTTAAGTTTCAACGGCCTAGATTAAATCTTATTGAAAACTATCATCATGGTCATTTATAGATGGGGAATGTGGATCGTCAGATCTAGAGTAATAGATTCCagctaaaaaataaaacaaaatttgaaaaaataacaaaaagcgGTACACGTGGCGAAACACCATTGGAGGTCTTTTAGCTACAGTGTAAAGTAAACTCACAAATAACAAGtagtagatagatagatgtGCCATGGAAGGTGGATAATTACAGATGGAAAATGGGTTGAAATGGAGGTTTAGGTCAATTTAATCTTTTCATGATGATgcttctatttctttttttttttaatttgaaatggAATTTTATGTCAATCTAGGATGACAGAAAAtttagattgaaattcatgaGATGAGATGTCCTCTCCATTATCATTTCACTATGTAGTTTCTTTTAACCATGGCAGCATACAGCTGGTATCCGTCTACATCTTTACTCTTTAGAATTAATCCTCACTAACTAAACACTTCGTATAATAGAACTCCTGCTCACCACATTACATATCAAAAGTAGTAATAGTTTCCAAACAAAGAAACTAGTTtaagaattgtgtctcattctCCATGTTTCCAAACAAACAAACCTCTGCGTTGAAATCTTATGTCCTCAAAATGTGTCTGAATCTCTATCCCACCATTACAATCTTGACATAGGACAGCAATGGGAATAGAGAAGATCTCACTTGCCATCTGAGGAGAATTCTTATCTACATCCGTCCCTTTATTTGTCACAGTAAGAGGATCACTCCCCACCACCTAATAAAATAAAACCCACAAGCCAATAAGAAGCAATCCAATGCCACAAAAGATGCTAATATCTCAGCAAGGCCCTGTCAAAAATCTATGCATCTGTGTTCATAGCAGTGCTTATATAGCATTGTCATGACTAGTTTCACATCAGTCCAAAAATCACACAGCCATACACAAAATAAAACCAAATCTATAAGTGCATGAGGTTGGATTTCCATTCATCTAACTAAAAGTACTTATTCTTCGGTTCATTGTTAAACATGAATCTTCTCCAATCCAACCACACACAACATTTCCAGTAACAAGTTATCCTTCCCAGACAAGCAAGTGCAAATcaacataaaataaatttaatacttTCAAAAACTAATCTCCCATAATCAGCAATCACTTCTATCCCAACCTAATAAGATAAATGCACTGCCCACATTCAGCTACAGAATTGGTGAATACCCAATTCAAGTTGACTAACCACTAAATAGTAATACTGAATACAGAACAATAATCTTAACACAAGCAAAAGGTTAGAACCTGAGAAAACTAACCCATCTGTTGATGATCTGTGATAGTGGTGGCTGGCAATGGCAACACCCCTTTAGCATCCATAAACTTATACATGTAGCAAGAGGCAACAGAGCTATAAGGCTTCCATTTCTGGCACAATCGTTCCATCAGGGAAGGAGCAGGCAATGCCTTAAGTCCATACAATCGCTCCACTCCTCTCCGAACAACGAGGTCCCCAACAGGAAGAACATCAGGGCGGTGAAGCGTGAAAATCATGAACATGTGAACAGACCAAGGCCCAATTCCCTTAACCAAGGTAAGCTTCTCGTGCAGCGTCTCATCGTCCATTTGCAGGATAGTAGAATCCGAGAGAATCCCATCGATGTACTTGGTGGCGAGGTCGTGGAGGTAAGTCGCTTTGGGTCCGGAGATTCCAACCTGCCGGAGCTGAACGGGAGACAAGGACAAAACGACGTCGGGGAGAACCGAATCGCGGCCGCCGCAGAGGGAGACGAAGCGGGATTCGATGGCGGAGGCTGCTTTGTTGGAGAGTTGCTGGGAGATGATGCTCTTCGTGAGGGAGAAGAAGGGGGTGACGACGACGTCGTTTGAGAAGTGAGGAGGAGGGAGAGAGTCGATGCAGTTGGCTAAGAGGGGATCGGCGGCGCGGAGGTGGTTGAGGGCGGCTTCGATTTCGCCGGTGGCGGTTAACGGCTTTGAGATGGTGGTGGGAGAGGGTTTTGATGAAGTCTCTGGTTCTGGGTTAGGGTTTTTGTTGGTGATGAGGGGGGTTCGTCGGATTTTTCGCGCGCGGAAGGAGATTTTGGAAGAGGAAAGTGAATCGTTTGgatttgaatagggttttgttTGGGATCGTGTTCGCTTCATACCGgtcaaaaatcaaaattgagTTGATGAAGAATTGCCAAACTCAACCATTGGGCCTAATCTTCCTTTATTGCTCACATGAAGATCACCAACCATGTTGGCGTCCTACATGGGGAAGTTAGTGGCGGTTGTATTGCGACGCTAACTCCACTAGTATGTGGAGGACGGTTGGACCCGACACAAATCATGTGTATGTACGAAAAAGTCAGGACATGGGCGAGAAATTTTGCATCGGATTCGCGAACGCTAAATCTCACATTTTTCTCTACCCAACTTTTTTAGAAGCTTCTCTTTATCAAAACTACCTTTTCTCTATTCCCTTCCTTTATCATCTACGTACTTCTCCAATCACTTCTCAGACCCTATTGCACCAcatgtttttttataggcaaatgttagttattataaatgttagtaaattagtccctccttCGGGTTCGAActcgggacccttcacccttcatcccacccaacccttgtgtccctaactcttaccacttgagctatccttcggggACATCTATTGCACCACATGTGACCATAACCCCCACCCTTATTGTCGCACCCCAGAACCTTATTTGTCGCACCCCAGACCCTTATTTGTCGTG from Lotus japonicus ecotype B-129 chromosome 2, LjGifu_v1.2 includes:
- the LOC130740721 gene encoding alkylbase DNA glycosidase-like protein mag2 isoform X1 — protein: MKRTRSQTKPYSNPNDSLSSSKISFRARKIRRTPLITNKNPNPEPETSSKPSPTTISKPLTATGEIEAALNHLRAADPLLANCIDSLPPPHFSNDVVVTPFFSLTKSIISQQLSNKAASAIESRFVSLCGGRDSVLPDVVLSLSPVQLRQVGISGPKATYLHDLATKYIDGILSDSTILQMDDETLHEKLTLVKGIGPWSVHMFMIFTLHRPDVLPVGDLVVRRGVERLYGLKALPAPSLMERLCQKWKPYSSVASCYMYKFMDAKGVLPLPATTITDHQQMGGGE
- the LOC130740721 gene encoding alkylbase DNA glycosidase-like protein mag2 isoform X2, which gives rise to MKRTRSQTKPYSNPNDSLSSSKISFRARKIRRTPLITNKNPNPEPETSSKPSPTTISKPLTATGEIEAALNHLRAADPLLANCIDSLPPPHFSNDVVVTPFFSLTKSIISQQLSNKAASAIESRFVSLCGGRDSVLPDVVLSLSPVQLRQVGISGPKATYLHDLATKYIDGILSDSTILQMDDETLHEKLTLVKGIGPWSVHMFMIFTLHRPDVLPVGDLVVRRGVERLYGLKALPAPSLMERLCQKWKPYSSVASCYMYKFMDAKGVLPLPATTITDHQQMG